The following are encoded in a window of Peromyscus eremicus chromosome 12, PerEre_H2_v1, whole genome shotgun sequence genomic DNA:
- the Nrros gene encoding transforming growth factor beta activator LRRC33, with product MEFLPFWLCLGVPFLVVEWRHGGGAAAAASQGGCKVVDGVADCRGQNLASVPRSLPSHPWMLILDANPLRVLWNHSLRAYPHLENLSLHSCDLDRIGRYAFQGQGHLRSLGLADNRLSENYKETAAALHTLLGLRSLDLSGNSLTEDMAALMLQNLSSLEAVSLARNALMRLDESVFEGLERLRELDLQRNYIFEIEGGAFDGLTELRRLNLAYNNLPCIVDFSLPQLRFLNVSYNILEWFLAAREEAAFELETLDLSHNQLLFFPLLPQCGKLHTLLLQDNNMGFYRDLYNTSSPQEMVAQFLLVDGNVTNITTVNLWEEFASSDLSALRFLDMSQNQFWHLPDGFLKKTPSLSHLNLNQNCLKMLHIREHEPPGALTELDLSHNQLAELRLAPGLTDCLRNLRVFNLSSNQLLGVPTGLFDNASNITTIDMSHNQISLCPQMVPLDWAGPSTCVDFRNMASLRSLSLEGCGLKALPDCPFQGTSLTHLDLSGNWGILNGSISPLWAVAPTLQVLALRNVGLSSGTAEMDFSRFGKLRELDLSGNSLTSFPRFSGSLALRTLDLRRNFLTALPQGAVSERPLRSLQAIYLSQNPYDCCGVEGWGALQHLGTVADLAMVTCNLSSRIVRVVELPEGVPRDCKWGQVDTGLFYLVLILPSCLTLLVASTIIFLTFKKPLLQVIKSRCHWSSIY from the exons ATGGAGTTCCTGCCCTTTTGGCTCTGCCTGGGTGTTCCCTTCTTGGTTGTGGAATGGAGGCACGGAGGAGGGGCGGCCGCTGCAGCTTCCCAAGGAGGCTGCAAGGTG GTGGATGGAGTCGCTGACTGCCGGGGGCAGAACCTTGCTTCGGTGCCCAGAAGCCTCCCATCACATCCCTGGATGCTCATTCTGGATGCCAACCCTCTCAGGGTCCTGTGGAATCATTCCCTCCGGGCCTACCCACACCTGGAGAACCTCAGTTTGCACAGCTGTGACCTGGACCGCATCGGCCGCTACGCCTTCCAAGGGCAGGGCCACTTACGCAGCCTGGGCCTGGCAGACAACCGCCTCTCCGAGAACTACAAGGAGACGGCGGCAGCCCTCCACACCCTGTTAGGACTCCGGAGCCTGGACTTGTCCGGAAACTCCCTGACGGAAGACATGGCAGCCCTCATGCTTCAGAACCTCTCCTCGCTGGAGGCTGTGTCTTTGGCAAGGAATGCCCTCATGAGGCTCGATGAGTCTGTCTTTGAGGGCCTGGAGCGCCTCAGGGAGCTGGATTTGCAGAGAAACTATATCTTTGAGATTGAGGGTGGTGCTTTCGACGGCCTGACTGAACTGAGGCGTCTCAACCTTGCCTACAACAACCTCCCGTGCATTGTGGACTTCAGCCTCCCGCAGTTGCGGTTCCTCAACGTCAGTTACAACATCCTGGAGTGGTTCCTGGCAGCCAGGGAGGAGGCGGCCTTTGAACTGGAGACCCTGGACCTGTCTCACAACCAGCTGCTCTTTTTCCCTCTCCTGCCCCAGTGCGGCAAGCTGCACACCCTCCTGCTACAGGACAACAACATGGGTTTCTACAGGGACCTCTACAACACCTCCTCGCCGCAGGAGATGGTCGCCCAGTTCCTTCTTGTGGATGGCAACGTGACCAACATCACCACGGTCAACCTCTGGGAAGAGTTTGCCTCCAGCGACCTGTCAGCCCTTCGCTTCCTGGACATGAGCCAAAACCAGTTCTGGCACCTGCCGGATGGTTTCCTAAAGAAAACCCCATCCCTTTCCCACCTGAACCTCAACCAAAATTGCCTGAAGATGCTCCACATTCGGGAGCATGAGCCCCCAGGGGCGCTCACTGAGCTAGATCTGAGCCACAACCAGCTGGCGGAGCTGCGCCTCGCTCCGGGGCTCACCGACTGCCTCAGGAACCTCCGAGTGTTCAACCTGAGCTCCAACCAGCTCCTGGGAGTCCCCACTGGCCTTTTCGACAACGCCAGCAACATCACTACAATTGACATGAGCCACAATCAGATCTCACTCTGTCCCCAGATGGTGCCCTTAGACTGGGCGGGGCCCTCCACTTGTGTGGACTTCAGAAACATGGCCTCCTTGAGGAGCCTGTCTCTGGAGGGCTGTGGCCTGAAGGCATTACCAGACTGCCCGTTCCAGGGTACCTCCCTCACTCATTTAGACCTGTCTGGCAACTGGGGGATTCTGAATGGAAGCATCAGCCCTCTCTGGGCCGTTGCCCCCACGTTACAGGTCCTGGCGCTCAGGAATGTGGGCCTCAGTTCCGGCACGGCAGAGATGGACTTCTCTCGGTTTGGGAAACTGAGGGAGCTGGATCTTTCAGGAAATTCCTTGACCAGCTTCCCAAGGTTCAGCGGCAGCCTGGCCCTTCGGACTCTTGACCTCCGCAGAAACTTCCTCACAGCCCTTCCTCAGGGGGCTGTGTCGGAGCGGCCACTGAGGAGTCTGCAGGCCATCTACCTCAGCCAGAACCCTTATGACTGCTgcggggtggaggggtggggggccCTGCAGCACCTCGGGACCGTTGCAGACTTGGCCATGGTCACATGCAACCTCTCTTCCAGGATCGTCCGAGTGGTCGAGCTGCCCGAAGGTGTGCCTCGGGACTGCAAGTGGGGGCAGGTGGACACCGGCCTCTTCTACCTCGTCCTCATTCTGCCCAGCTGCCTCACGCTGCTGGTGGCCTCCACCATCATCTTCCTCACTTTTAAGAAGCCTTTGCTTCAGGTCATCAAGAGCCGATGCCACTGGTCGTCCATATACTGA